Proteins encoded by one window of Lutibacter sp. A64:
- a CDS encoding FeoA family protein — translation MFKTIANLKIGEKAFIEKLCLENIPLKLLEMGCLPGIEVQLIQKAPLQDPLYIKVNGSHLAIRKETAEKITLVND, via the coding sequence ATGTTTAAAACTATTGCAAATTTAAAAATTGGAGAGAAAGCTTTTATAGAAAAGCTTTGTTTAGAAAACATTCCATTAAAACTGCTTGAAATGGGTTGTTTGCCAGGAATTGAAGTGCAATTAATTCAGAAGGCGCCTTTGCAAGATCCTTTATACATTAAAGTAAATGGAAGTCATTTAGCAATTAGAAAAGAAACAGCAGAAAAAATAACACTTGTTAACGACTAG
- the feoB gene encoding ferrous iron transport protein B — MSFNNVVKVALIGNPNTGKTSLFNQLTGLKQKVGNYPGVTVDKKQGFCKLDNTTKAVITDLPGTYSINPTSMDETLVLDALLNDKNDTFPDVVVVVVDIENIKRNLLLFSQIKDLRIPTILVVNMIDQMKRRGIELDVPLLETQLKTKIVLASARKKIGIDQIKAAILDYKKLSTDPICNITDRIDKDYFTNLKNAFKEFPLYKSWLLITQVQEFKFLTEEQKALVLKFREDLSCIKRYQHKETILRYKIINDILKESFIVDASKATDLRGVLDRILTHKIFGYVIFALILLFIFQGIFNWASYPMDLIDTAFANLSSWVKTVMPPGTFTDLISEGIIPGIGGVVIFIPQIAILFTFVTILEETGYMSRVVFLMDKIMRKFGMSGKSVIPLISGTACAIPAIMAARNINSWKERLITILVVPFTTCSARLPVYAILIALIIPNKPVLGILNLQGLTMMALYLLGFTAAILSSILLHKVLKINTKSLFVIEMPNYKVPLLKNILYEVIEKTKAFVFGAGKIILALSIVLWFLASNGPSTFKNAEETVTAKVENKTISNEELDKKIAAYKLENSYIGYMGKTIEPVIKPMGYDWKIGIALISSFAAREVFVGALATIYNVDSDDDVSTIKQRMAAEVNPDTGEKRFNLPTGVSLLLFYAFAMQCIGTLAIVKRETNSWKWPILQLVGMGILAYVSAALAFNILS, encoded by the coding sequence ATGAGCTTTAACAATGTGGTAAAAGTTGCTTTAATTGGAAATCCAAATACTGGAAAGACCTCTTTATTTAACCAACTAACAGGATTAAAACAAAAGGTTGGAAACTACCCTGGAGTTACTGTAGACAAAAAACAAGGTTTTTGTAAGTTAGACAATACTACCAAGGCTGTAATTACCGATTTGCCTGGAACTTACAGTATTAATCCAACATCAATGGATGAAACGTTGGTTTTAGACGCATTGTTAAACGATAAAAATGACACTTTTCCCGATGTAGTAGTAGTTGTTGTTGATATTGAGAATATTAAGCGTAATTTACTTTTGTTTTCTCAAATAAAAGATTTAAGAATACCTACGATTTTGGTTGTCAATATGATAGATCAAATGAAACGTAGGGGAATTGAGCTAGATGTACCCTTATTAGAAACACAATTAAAAACCAAAATTGTGTTGGCTAGTGCGCGTAAAAAAATTGGTATCGATCAAATTAAAGCTGCTATTTTAGATTACAAAAAATTAAGTACAGATCCAATATGTAATATTACAGATAGGATTGATAAAGATTATTTTACAAACTTAAAAAATGCTTTTAAAGAGTTTCCATTATATAAATCGTGGTTATTAATTACTCAAGTACAAGAATTTAAATTTTTAACAGAGGAACAAAAAGCACTGGTACTAAAATTTAGAGAGGATTTATCGTGTATAAAACGTTACCAGCATAAAGAAACTATTTTAAGGTATAAAATTATTAATGATATTTTAAAAGAATCATTTATTGTTGATGCTTCTAAAGCAACTGATTTACGTGGAGTTTTAGATAGAATTTTAACACATAAGATTTTTGGATATGTAATTTTTGCATTAATCTTATTATTTATATTTCAAGGTATTTTTAACTGGGCAAGTTACCCAATGGATTTAATAGATACAGCTTTTGCAAATTTAAGTTCTTGGGTAAAAACTGTTATGCCACCTGGGACTTTTACAGATTTAATTTCAGAAGGAATAATTCCAGGTATTGGAGGGGTTGTTATTTTTATTCCGCAAATAGCTATTTTATTTACGTTTGTTACCATTTTAGAAGAAACAGGCTATATGAGCCGTGTGGTATTTTTAATGGATAAAATAATGCGAAAATTTGGAATGAGTGGTAAAAGTGTAATACCATTAATCTCGGGTACTGCTTGTGCAATTCCTGCAATTATGGCTGCTAGAAACATAAATAGTTGGAAAGAACGACTAATTACTATTTTGGTAGTTCCATTTACAACCTGTTCTGCTAGATTGCCAGTTTATGCTATTTTAATAGCCTTAATAATTCCAAATAAACCAGTTTTAGGTATTCTTAATCTACAAGGTCTAACTATGATGGCATTGTATTTATTAGGTTTTACCGCAGCAATTTTATCTTCTATCTTGTTGCATAAAGTATTAAAAATAAATACAAAGAGTTTGTTTGTTATAGAAATGCCAAATTATAAAGTCCCTTTGTTAAAAAATATTTTATACGAAGTAATTGAAAAAACTAAAGCCTTTGTTTTTGGAGCAGGGAAAATAATATTAGCACTTTCAATAGTGTTGTGGTTTTTAGCTTCAAATGGACCGAGTACTTTTAAAAATGCTGAAGAAACTGTTACTGCTAAAGTAGAGAATAAGACAATTTCAAATGAAGAGCTAGATAAAAAAATTGCAGCTTATAAATTAGAAAATTCCTATATAGGGTATATGGGTAAAACCATTGAGCCAGTTATTAAACCTATGGGATACGATTGGAAAATAGGAATTGCATTAATTAGTTCTTTTGCTGCTCGTGAAGTTTTTGTAGGTGCTTTGGCAACTATTTATAATGTAGATAGTGATGATGATGTAAGCACTATAAAACAACGTATGGCTGCTGAAGTGAATCCAGATACAGGAGAAAAGAGATTTAACCTTCCAACAGGGGTTTCATTATTGTTGTTTTATGCTTTTGCAATGCAATGTATTGGTACTTTGGCAATTGTAAAAAGAGAAACTAATAGTTGGAAATGGCCAATATTACAATTAGTTGGTATGGGAATTTTAGCATACGTATCAGCTGCTTTAGCATTTAATATTTTAAGTTAA
- a CDS encoding rhodanese-like domain-containing protein — MSFFGLFGGGTSESSIEEYLKEGAVVIDVRTVEEYESGHVNGSKNIVLNTIPTKVKEIKALNKKVIAVCRSGARSGQATSFLKEQGIDVINGGPWQNVAKFVN; from the coding sequence ATGAGTTTTTTCGGTTTATTTGGTGGCGGTACTAGCGAATCATCAATTGAGGAATATTTAAAAGAAGGAGCAGTAGTGATAGATGTTAGAACAGTTGAAGAGTATGAAAGTGGTCATGTTAACGGTTCAAAAAACATTGTTTTAAATACAATTCCAACAAAAGTTAAAGAAATTAAAGCTTTAAATAAAAAAGTGATAGCGGTTTGTAGAAGTGGAGCAAGAAGCGGACAAGCAACTTCATTTTTAAAAGAACAAGGTATTGATGTTATTAACGGAGGTCCTTGGCAAAATGTAGCTAAATTTGTAAATTAA
- a CDS encoding FeoB-associated Cys-rich membrane protein — protein MQDILVYIALGLAIAFLVKKYFFKSKKKGGCGTNCGSC, from the coding sequence ATGCAAGATATTTTAGTTTACATAGCACTTGGATTAGCCATTGCCTTTTTGGTGAAGAAATACTTTTTTAAATCTAAAAAGAAAGGTGGTTGTGGCACCAATTGTGGAAGTTGTTAA
- a CDS encoding M48 family metalloprotease — translation MKRKGNSKVKLLIGAGIVIFSLFQYFSNSEVNEFTGKKQHISITVDDEIAIGLQSAPTMAQQHGGLYPDQKYQEFVDQVGEKLVNNSIAKQTNYKYDFHLLKDEQTINAFALPGGQIFITYALFSRLENEDQLAGVLGHEIGHVVGRHSAERMSKQNLTEGILNGVAVGIDPSTAQGAAALANIINMSYGRQDELESDELGVKFMIDAGYNPTALIGVMEILKAAAGPNTTNERLSTHPDPENRIEKIKEAIEKYKK, via the coding sequence ATGAAAAGAAAAGGAAATTCTAAAGTTAAATTATTAATTGGTGCAGGTATTGTTATTTTTTCTCTATTTCAATACTTTTCTAATAGTGAAGTAAATGAGTTTACAGGAAAAAAACAACATATTTCTATTACTGTAGATGATGAAATTGCTATTGGTTTACAAAGTGCGCCAACTATGGCTCAACAGCATGGTGGTTTGTATCCAGATCAGAAATATCAAGAATTTGTAGATCAAGTTGGTGAAAAATTAGTAAACAATAGTATTGCAAAACAAACCAATTATAAATACGATTTTCATTTATTAAAAGATGAACAAACTATAAATGCTTTTGCTTTACCAGGCGGACAAATATTTATTACCTATGCACTGTTTTCAAGATTAGAAAACGAAGATCAATTGGCAGGTGTTTTAGGTCACGAAATTGGCCATGTAGTTGGTCGTCATTCAGCAGAGCGCATGTCTAAGCAAAATTTAACAGAAGGTATTTTAAATGGGGTAGCTGTTGGTATAGACCCTAGTACTGCACAAGGAGCTGCAGCATTAGCTAATATTATTAATATGAGCTATGGTAGGCAAGATGAGCTAGAAAGCGATGAGTTAGGTGTAAAATTTATGATAGATGCTGGTTACAATCCAACAGCTTTAATTGGAGTTATGGAGATTTTAAAAGCTGCTGCTGGGCCTAATACTACTAATGAAAGGTTAAGTACGCATCCAGATCCAGAAAATAGAATTGAAAAAATTAAAGAAGCTATTGAAAAGTATAAAAAATAG